Proteins from a genomic interval of Mycobacterium conspicuum:
- a CDS encoding lipoprotein LpqV: protein MRRRPLRWDTLVLTAGLLAVAGCSHGAVGGKAVQPSAPPARTSVASATPPPGAVGLSPAGITTRVDVPADSTEEEYFQACHAAKLWMAAQPKTGESLFEPYLAMVQTATSPTAGSWNTLWADLTPARQAAVITAAHAAANDECG, encoded by the coding sequence ATGCGCCGCCGCCCCCTGCGTTGGGACACCCTCGTTCTCACGGCCGGTCTGCTCGCGGTCGCGGGTTGCTCGCACGGCGCCGTCGGCGGCAAGGCCGTCCAGCCGTCGGCGCCACCGGCACGGACGTCGGTGGCCTCGGCGACGCCGCCCCCGGGCGCCGTCGGCCTCTCCCCGGCCGGCATCACCACGCGCGTCGACGTCCCGGCCGATTCGACCGAGGAGGAGTACTTCCAGGCCTGTCACGCGGCAAAACTGTGGATGGCCGCCCAGCCCAAGACCGGCGAGTCGCTCTTCGAGCCCTACCTGGCGATGGTGCAGACGGCGACGTCGCCCACCGCCGGCAGCTGGAACACGCTGTGGGCCGACCTGACCCCGGCGCGCCAGGCGGCGGTCATCACCGCGGCGCACGCGGCGGCCAACGACGAATGCGGATGA
- a CDS encoding patatin-like phospholipase family protein, translating to MSGTRVALALGSGSARGYAHIGVIEALRERDYEIVGIAGSSMGALVGGVQAAGRLDELAAWAKSLTQRTILRLLDPSISAAGVLRAEKILDEVRDILGPVAIEELPIPYTAVATDLLAGKSVWFQRGPVDAAIRASIAIPGLIAPHEIGGRLLADGGILDPLPMAPIAAVNADLTVAVSLNGSEPGATRDAEPGITTEWLTRMVRSTTALFDINAAKALLDRPTARAVLGRFGASVPESDGLSDAPPPDGLDAAPDMPKLGSFDVMNRTIDIAQSALARHTLAAYPPDLLIEVPRTTCRSLEFHRAVEVIAVGRELTMRALDAFENAGSDP from the coding sequence ATGTCGGGGACTCGTGTCGCGCTGGCCCTCGGGAGCGGCAGCGCCCGCGGGTACGCCCACATCGGGGTGATCGAGGCGCTGCGCGAGCGCGACTACGAGATCGTCGGGATCGCCGGCTCGTCGATGGGTGCTCTGGTCGGCGGCGTGCAGGCCGCCGGACGCCTCGACGAACTGGCCGCCTGGGCGAAATCGCTGACGCAGCGCACCATTCTGCGGCTGCTGGACCCGTCGATCAGCGCGGCCGGGGTGCTGCGGGCCGAAAAGATTCTGGACGAGGTGCGCGACATTCTGGGCCCGGTCGCCATCGAGGAACTGCCCATCCCCTACACCGCGGTGGCGACCGACCTGCTGGCGGGCAAGTCGGTGTGGTTTCAGCGCGGGCCCGTCGACGCCGCCATCCGGGCGTCCATCGCGATTCCCGGGCTGATCGCCCCGCACGAAATCGGCGGGCGCCTGCTGGCCGACGGCGGCATCCTGGACCCGCTGCCGATGGCGCCGATCGCCGCGGTCAACGCCGATCTGACCGTCGCGGTGAGCCTGAACGGCAGCGAACCCGGCGCCACGCGCGACGCGGAGCCGGGCATCACCACCGAGTGGTTGACCCGAATGGTCCGCAGCACCACCGCGCTGTTCGACATCAATGCGGCCAAGGCGTTGCTCGACCGGCCGACGGCGCGGGCGGTGCTGGGCAGGTTCGGCGCGAGCGTGCCCGAGTCGGACGGCTTGTCGGACGCGCCACCCCCGGACGGTCTGGACGCCGCGCCGGATATGCCGAAGCTGGGCAGCTTCGACGTGATGAATCGGACGATCGATATCGCGCAATCCGCGCTGGCGCGCCACACCCTGGCGGCCTATCCGCCCGACCTGCTGATCGAGGTGCCCCGAACGACGTGTCGCAGCCTGGAATTTCACCGTGCGGTGGAGGTGATCGCGGTGGGCCGCGAGCTGACCATGCGGGCGCTGGACGCGTTCGAGAACGCGGGCTCAGACCCCTAG
- a CDS encoding patatin-like phospholipase family protein: protein MTRRALVLAGGGLAGIAWETGILCGIADESPTAARLLLDSDVLIGTSAGSAVAAQISSGRSLEELYARQVAETSAEMDPGVDIEAITALFLTALSDSNTLGNKRIQQMQRIGAVALTTETVPEPVRRDVIAQRLPSHDWPDRELRLTAIDTATGELVVFDREWGVGLVDAVAASCAVPGAWPPVTIAGRRYMDGGVGSSVNLDVAGDCDAAVILVPSGADAPSAFGPGPAAEIAGARFSVCSVFADDAALAAFGPNPLDPRCRIVSAKAGREQGRREAPAVARFLGV from the coding sequence ATGACCCGACGCGCGCTGGTGCTCGCGGGCGGCGGGCTGGCGGGAATCGCTTGGGAGACAGGCATTTTGTGTGGCATCGCCGACGAGTCACCGACGGCGGCCCGGCTGCTGCTGGACTCGGACGTGCTGATCGGCACGTCGGCCGGTTCGGCGGTCGCGGCGCAAATCAGCAGCGGCCGTTCGCTCGAGGAGTTGTACGCGCGTCAGGTCGCCGAGACGTCCGCCGAGATGGATCCCGGCGTCGACATCGAGGCCATCACCGCGCTGTTTCTCACCGCCCTGAGTGACTCAAATACCCTGGGAAACAAGAGGATTCAGCAGATGCAGCGGATCGGGGCGGTGGCATTGACGACCGAGACCGTGCCCGAGCCCGTCCGCCGTGACGTGATCGCCCAGCGCCTGCCGTCGCACGACTGGCCGGATCGGGAGTTGCGTCTCACCGCGATTGACACGGCGACCGGCGAGCTCGTCGTCTTCGATCGTGAGTGGGGCGTGGGCCTCGTCGACGCGGTCGCGGCCAGTTGCGCGGTGCCCGGCGCGTGGCCGCCGGTGACGATCGCGGGGCGGCGCTACATGGACGGCGGCGTTGGCAGCTCGGTCAACCTCGACGTCGCCGGCGATTGCGACGCGGCGGTGATCCTGGTCCCGTCCGGGGCCGACGCGCCGTCGGCGTTCGGTCCCGGGCCGGCCGCCGAGATCGCCGGAGCCAGGTTTTCGGTGTGCAGCGTGTTCGCCGACGACGCCGCGCTGGCCGCGTTCGGGCCCAACCCACTGGATCCGCGCTGCCGCATCGTTTCGGCCAAGGCCGGACGCGAGCAAGGCCGCCGCGAGGCGCCGGCCGTCGCGCGCTTTCTAGGGGTCTGA
- a CDS encoding class II glutamine amidotransferase, whose protein sequence is MCRLFGLHAGKDVCAATFWLLDAPDSLSEQSRRNPDGTGLGVFDEQGRPQVYKQPIAAWQDIDFATEAHRLTGSTFIAHVRYATTGSLDVHNTHPFLQDDRIFAHNGVLEGLDALDERLREVGTADLVLGQTDSERVFALITAAVRARDGDVTAGLVDAMGWLAANVPIYAVNVLLCTGTDMWALRYPEPNELYVLDRRLDGAPEFDMHTKRIRAWSEPLCARSSVVFATERMDDDPRWSLIAPGELVHVDAGLRVTRDVVLPDPPRHQLHRDDLSASVQRAQHTGRSA, encoded by the coding sequence ATGTGCCGACTGTTTGGCTTGCACGCCGGCAAAGACGTTTGCGCCGCGACGTTTTGGTTGCTGGACGCGCCGGACAGCCTGTCGGAACAGAGCAGGAGAAATCCGGACGGCACGGGCCTGGGCGTCTTCGACGAACAGGGCCGCCCGCAGGTGTACAAGCAGCCCATAGCGGCTTGGCAGGACATCGATTTCGCCACCGAGGCCCATCGACTGACCGGCAGCACCTTCATCGCCCACGTCCGCTATGCGACCACCGGCTCGCTCGACGTCCACAACACCCACCCGTTTCTGCAGGACGACCGGATCTTCGCGCACAACGGCGTGCTCGAGGGGCTGGACGCGCTCGACGAACGGCTGCGCGAGGTGGGCACCGCCGACCTGGTGCTGGGCCAGACCGATTCCGAGCGGGTGTTCGCGTTGATCACCGCAGCGGTCCGTGCGCGGGACGGTGACGTCACCGCGGGCCTGGTGGACGCCATGGGTTGGCTCGCCGCGAACGTGCCGATCTATGCGGTCAACGTGCTGCTCTGCACGGGCACCGACATGTGGGCGTTGCGTTACCCGGAGCCCAACGAGCTCTATGTGTTGGACCGCCGCCTGGACGGTGCACCGGAATTCGACATGCATACCAAGCGAATTCGCGCCTGGTCCGAGCCGCTGTGTGCCCGGTCGTCGGTGGTGTTCGCCACCGAGCGGATGGACGACGATCCACGCTGGAGCCTGATCGCGCCGGGGGAGCTGGTCCACGTCGACGCCGGGCTGCGGGTCACCCGAGACGTGGTGCTGCCCGACCCGCCCAGACACCAGCTCCATCGCGACGATCTCAGCGCATCGGTGCAGCGGGCACAACACACCGGTAGATCGGCATGA
- a CDS encoding SRPBCC family protein: protein MARSVTVEQSRAIPVAVEDAFNRTLPLPLPVLFSHWYGPIAPIKAVRDQTGEWDRAGQTRTVTMVGGGCMREELTSVDPPRSFGYTLSSIKGPLAALVGSIDGTWSFTVAGTGTTVTWQWILHPKSALTAPALPLLGRIWQGYARRALATLSELLAS from the coding sequence ATGGCACGGTCTGTCACCGTCGAGCAATCGCGGGCCATACCCGTCGCGGTTGAGGATGCGTTCAATCGCACGCTGCCCCTGCCGCTTCCGGTGCTTTTCTCGCACTGGTATGGGCCGATCGCACCGATCAAGGCGGTCCGGGATCAGACGGGTGAGTGGGACCGCGCCGGCCAGACCCGCACCGTGACAATGGTCGGCGGTGGCTGCATGCGCGAGGAATTGACCAGCGTGGACCCGCCACGGTCGTTCGGCTACACACTCTCGTCCATCAAGGGGCCGCTGGCCGCGCTGGTCGGCTCGATCGACGGCACCTGGAGCTTCACCGTTGCCGGCACCGGGACCACGGTGACCTGGCAGTGGATCCTGCATCCGAAATCGGCCCTCACCGCACCGGCGCTGCCGCTGCTCGGCAGGATATGGCAGGGCTACGCGCGCCGAGCCCTCGCGACCCTGTCCGAACTGTTGGCGAGCTGA
- a CDS encoding NAD(P)H-dependent amine dehydrogenase family protein, which translates to MFMGLRVVQWATGSVGVAAIKGVLDHPELELVGCWVHSGAKDKKDVGDLIGTAPLGVTATNSVDDILALDADAVIYAPLLPSVDEVAALLRSGKNVVTPLGWFYPSEREAAPLEVAAQAGNATLHGAGIGPGAATELFPLLLSVMSTGVTFVRAEEFSDLRTYGAPDVLRYVMGFGGTPDSALTGPMQKLLDGGFAQSVRLCVDRLGFAADPRIRTAQEVAVATAPIDSPIGTIEPGQVAGRRFHWEALVGDTVVVRITVNWLMGSENLDPAWSFGPEGERYEIEVRGNPDTFVTIKGWQPESVEAGLQSNPGIVATAAHCVNAVPATCAAPAGIQSFFDLPPITARAAPHLGR; encoded by the coding sequence GTGTTCATGGGCCTGCGGGTGGTTCAATGGGCAACCGGATCGGTCGGGGTAGCGGCCATCAAAGGTGTGCTTGACCATCCGGAACTCGAACTCGTCGGCTGCTGGGTGCATTCCGGGGCCAAGGACAAGAAAGACGTCGGCGACCTCATCGGCACAGCACCGTTGGGAGTGACCGCGACCAATAGCGTCGACGACATCCTCGCGCTGGACGCCGACGCGGTGATCTATGCACCGTTGCTGCCCAGCGTTGACGAGGTCGCCGCGCTGCTGCGCTCGGGCAAGAACGTCGTGACGCCGCTCGGCTGGTTCTATCCGAGCGAAAGGGAAGCCGCGCCGCTGGAAGTCGCCGCGCAGGCCGGCAATGCGACGCTGCACGGCGCCGGCATCGGGCCCGGCGCGGCCACCGAACTGTTCCCGCTGCTGTTGTCGGTAATGTCCACCGGCGTGACTTTTGTTCGGGCCGAAGAGTTTTCCGACCTTCGCACCTACGGCGCCCCCGATGTGCTGCGCTACGTGATGGGTTTCGGCGGGACACCCGACAGCGCGCTGACCGGCCCGATGCAAAAGCTGCTCGACGGCGGCTTCGCCCAGTCGGTCCGGCTTTGTGTCGATCGGCTGGGCTTTGCCGCCGATCCACGGATCCGTACGGCACAGGAGGTGGCCGTCGCCACGGCGCCGATCGACTCGCCGATCGGAACGATCGAGCCGGGCCAGGTCGCCGGGCGTCGCTTTCACTGGGAAGCGTTGGTCGGCGACACGGTGGTGGTTCGGATCACGGTGAATTGGCTGATGGGTTCCGAAAACCTCGATCCGGCATGGTCTTTCGGCCCCGAAGGGGAACGCTACGAGATCGAGGTGCGCGGCAACCCGGACACCTTCGTGACGATCAAGGGATGGCAGCCGGAAAGCGTTGAGGCGGGATTGCAAAGCAACCCGGGAATCGTTGCGACCGCGGCACATTGCGTGAACGCGGTGCCCGCGACCTGCGCCGCACCCGCGGGCATTCAAAGCTTCTTCGACCTGCCGCCGATCACCGCCCGTGCGGCCCCGCACCTGGGGCGCTGA
- a CDS encoding PE family protein produces the protein MSFVIAAPDLIASAASDLAGVRSLIGEANAAAAASTTAVATAAGDEVSAAIASLFSAHGQQFQALSAQAAAFHAEFVRALSGAGNAYAVIEAGNVSPLQAVQRDALAAVNLPTEAVLGRPLIGNGANGAAGTGQAGGAGGILWGNGGNGGSGAPGQAGGKGGSAGLFGNGGNGGAGGVGTNGGTGTAGLAGGNGGAGGAGGAGGSGGLLHGNGGSGGQGGAGGNGGQGGAGSVGAPGANGGNGGQGGAGGAAGHANNGTAGHQGAGGQGGNGGVGGAGGQGIAGTDNSANPGVAGGDGGVGGQGGTGGNAGLGGTGLGGHAASGTAGDGGNGGQGGNGGRGGVGTAGNQGAAGGNGGTGGAGGQAGSGGGGQQGLGGHGGNGGNGGAGGQGIAGTDNSANPGVAGGTGGVGGQGGTGGNAGLGGSGFGGVGASGIAGNGGTGGQGGNGGQGGVGTAGNQGAAGGNGGQGGAGGQAGLGGGGLQGLGGHGGNGGNGGTGGQGIAGTDNSANPGVAGGNGGTGGQGGTGGNAGLGGSGFGGQAASGIAGNGGDGGQGGNGGQGGVGFAGNQGAAGGNGGTGGAGGQAGSGGGGQQGAGGQGGNGGQGGTGGQGTAGTDNSANPGVAGGNGGDGGQGGTGGNAGLGGSGRGGQAASGIAGNGGTGGQGGNGGQGGVGATGDQGAAGGNGGTGGPGGLAGSGGGQQGAGGQGGNGGQGGTGGQGTAGTDNSNTPGVAGGNGGTGGQGGTGGNAGAGGTGSTQGAAGTAGSGGQGGTGGNGGNGGRAAAPPAGNGSGHRWHRRGRWHQRQRRQRRQRRPGRRGRQWQRRQRGQRRARGRLRWPGR, from the coding sequence ATGTCGTTCGTCATCGCAGCACCCGACCTGATCGCGTCGGCGGCCTCGGATCTGGCCGGGGTGCGTTCCCTCATCGGCGAGGCCAACGCGGCCGCGGCCGCCTCGACGACCGCGGTGGCGACGGCCGCCGGCGACGAGGTGTCGGCGGCGATCGCGTCGCTGTTTTCCGCTCACGGGCAACAGTTTCAGGCGCTCAGCGCCCAGGCGGCCGCGTTTCATGCCGAGTTCGTGCGGGCGCTGAGCGGGGCGGGAAACGCGTACGCGGTTATCGAGGCCGGCAACGTTTCGCCGTTGCAGGCCGTGCAGCGAGACGCGCTGGCGGCGGTCAATTTACCGACCGAGGCGGTGTTGGGGCGCCCGCTGATCGGCAACGGCGCCAACGGCGCGGCGGGCACCGGGCAGGCCGGCGGGGCCGGCGGGATCTTGTGGGGCAACGGCGGTAACGGCGGTTCCGGGGCGCCCGGGCAGGCCGGTGGCAAGGGCGGCAGCGCCGGGCTGTTCGGCAACGGCGGCAACGGCGGGGCCGGCGGTGTCGGAACCAACGGCGGCACGGGCACTGCCGGCCTTGCCGGCGGCAACGGTGGTGCCGGCGGCGCCGGCGGTGCGGGTGGCAGCGGCGGGCTCTTGCACGGCAACGGCGGTTCGGGCGGCCAGGGTGGCGCCGGCGGCAACGGCGGCCAAGGCGGTGCCGGCAGCGTCGGCGCACCGGGCGCCAACGGCGGCAACGGCGGCCAGGGCGGTGCCGGCGGTGCGGCCGGCCACGCCAACAACGGCACCGCCGGCCACCAAGGGGCCGGCGGCCAGGGCGGCAACGGCGGCGTGGGCGGCGCCGGCGGGCAAGGCATCGCGGGCACCGACAACAGCGCCAACCCCGGGGTGGCCGGCGGCGACGGCGGCGTCGGGGGCCAGGGCGGCACCGGCGGCAACGCCGGCCTCGGCGGGACCGGCCTGGGCGGCCACGCCGCCTCCGGCACCGCCGGCGACGGCGGTAACGGCGGTCAGGGCGGCAACGGCGGCCGGGGCGGGGTCGGCACCGCCGGGAACCAGGGCGCCGCCGGCGGCAACGGCGGCACCGGCGGGGCCGGCGGCCAAGCCGGCTCCGGCGGCGGCGGTCAGCAAGGCCTCGGCGGCCACGGCGGCAACGGCGGCAACGGCGGCGCCGGCGGGCAGGGCATCGCGGGCACCGACAACAGCGCCAACCCCGGAGTGGCCGGCGGCACCGGCGGCGTCGGGGGCCAGGGCGGCACCGGCGGCAACGCCGGCCTCGGCGGCAGCGGTTTCGGCGGTGTGGGTGCCTCAGGCATCGCCGGCAACGGTGGCACCGGCGGCCAGGGCGGCAACGGCGGCCAGGGCGGGGTCGGCACCGCCGGGAACCAGGGCGCCGCCGGCGGCAACGGCGGCCAAGGCGGGGCCGGCGGCCAAGCCGGCTTAGGCGGCGGCGGTCTGCAAGGCCTCGGCGGTCACGGCGGCAACGGCGGCAACGGCGGCACCGGCGGCCAAGGCATCGCGGGCACCGATAACAGCGCCAACCCCGGGGTGGCCGGCGGCAACGGCGGCACCGGGGGCCAGGGCGGCACCGGCGGCAACGCGGGCCTCGGCGGCAGCGGGTTCGGCGGCCAAGCCGCCTCCGGCATCGCCGGCAATGGCGGCGACGGCGGCCAGGGCGGCAACGGCGGCCAGGGCGGGGTCGGCTTCGCCGGCAACCAGGGCGCCGCCGGCGGCAACGGCGGCACCGGCGGGGCCGGCGGCCAAGCCGGCTCCGGCGGCGGCGGCCAGCAGGGCGCCGGCGGTCAGGGCGGCAACGGCGGGCAAGGCGGCACCGGCGGTCAGGGCACCGCGGGCACCGACAACAGCGCCAACCCCGGGGTGGCCGGCGGCAACGGCGGCGACGGGGGCCAGGGCGGCACCGGCGGCAACGCGGGCCTCGGCGGCAGCGGCAGAGGCGGCCAAGCCGCCTCCGGCATCGCCGGCAACGGCGGCACCGGCGGACAGGGCGGCAACGGCGGCCAGGGCGGGGTCGGCGCCACCGGCGACCAGGGCGCCGCCGGCGGCAACGGCGGCACCGGCGGGCCCGGCGGTCTGGCCGGCTCCGGCGGCGGCCAGCAGGGCGCCGGCGGCCAGGGCGGCAACGGCGGGCAGGGCGGCACCGGCGGCCAGGGCACCGCGGGCACCGACAACAGCAACACCCCCGGCGTGGCCGGCGGCAACGGCGGCACCGGGGGCCAGGGCGGCACCGGCGGCAACGCCGGCGCCGGCGGAACGGGCTCTACCCAGGGCGCCGCCGGCACCGCCGGCTCCGGCGGGCAGGGCGGTACCGGCGGCAACGGCGGCAACGGCGGGCGGGCAGCGGCACCGCCGGCCGGCAACGGCTCAGGGCACCGGTGGCACCGCCGCGGCCGGTGGCACCAACGGCAGCGGCGGCAGCGGCGGCAGCGGCGGCCAGGGCGGCGCGGGCGGCAATGGCAACGCCGGCAGCGCGGGCAACGTCGGGCGCGCGGGCGGCTCCGGTGGCCAGGGCGGTAA
- a CDS encoding PecA family PE domain-processing aspartic protease translates to MKSTTNPIVYISVNGGQSVPVEVDTGSTGLVIESQYVPTANLGSSIGSGTASYVGGLTYNYTTYSTTVNFGNGIVTQPTGVDLVSGSAVNNYFGQFGIVGVLGIGPNNGFPGTSTIVTALPGALNNGVLINEPAGVLEFGPNPLPAGTTVTGAPVSTVNVQIGSGTPQTVPVMFDSGGLHGTIPATVLGTGQTSGHVPAGTLISVYTTDGHLLYSYTTTSTNTLAVTGTQMETGYEPFAQQPVYIGYSPSGVGTMVFDT, encoded by the coding sequence ATGAAGAGCACGACGAACCCGATCGTCTACATCTCGGTGAACGGCGGGCAGTCGGTGCCCGTCGAGGTTGACACCGGATCCACCGGTCTCGTCATCGAAAGTCAGTACGTCCCAACGGCAAACCTCGGCTCGTCGATCGGTTCGGGCACGGCCAGCTACGTCGGCGGCCTGACCTACAACTACACGACATATTCGACGACGGTGAATTTCGGCAACGGCATCGTCACCCAGCCGACCGGCGTGGATCTGGTCAGTGGGTCGGCGGTGAACAACTATTTCGGCCAGTTCGGAATCGTTGGCGTATTGGGTATCGGACCCAACAACGGGTTCCCGGGCACCAGCACGATAGTCACCGCGTTGCCGGGCGCCCTGAACAACGGCGTACTCATCAACGAACCGGCCGGTGTGCTGGAATTCGGCCCTAACCCGCTGCCCGCCGGAACCACGGTTACCGGCGCCCCCGTCTCCACCGTGAACGTCCAAATCGGCAGCGGGACACCGCAAACCGTGCCCGTGATGTTCGACAGCGGCGGCCTGCACGGGACGATCCCGGCAACGGTACTCGGGACCGGTCAGACCTCCGGACACGTGCCGGCGGGAACACTGATCTCGGTCTACACCACCGACGGGCACCTGCTGTACTCCTACACGACGACCTCCACCAACACCCTGGCGGTGACGGGCACCCAGATGGAGACCGGCTACGAGCCGTTCGCGCAGCAGCCGGTGTACATCGGGTACAGCCCCAGCGGCGTCGGAACGATGGTCTTCGACACCTGA
- a CDS encoding long-chain fatty acid--CoA ligase codes for MDSTMQDFPLTLDAIMRHACGIHGARTVTTATGAGYRQISYREIGLQAAQLANALRRIGITGDQRVATFMWNNAEHLTAYVTVPSMGAVLHTLNIRLFPDQIAYAANEAEDRVVVADVSLAELLGPILPKLDTVHTVIAVGEGDLSLLQDSGKTVLRYADVIAAEPTEFDWPRIDERSAAAMCYTSGTTGHPKGVVYSHRSSYIHTMAACGGNAMALGSSDSVLPVVPMFHANAWGMPYAALMAGADLVLPDCHLDPASVIDMIETQRPTVAGAVPTIWNDVMHRLEKDPAHDISSLRLVVCGGSAVPVSLMRAYEERYGVHIRQLWGMTETSPVATMASPPRGTPEDQQWAFRGTAGRPICGVEARIVDDDGHALPTDGKAIGEVEVRGPWITGAYYRGRDPGKFESGWLRTGDVGRIDEQGFITLTDRAKDVIKSGGEWISSVELENCLVGHPDVREAAVVGVADERWQERPLAVVVVNDGASITPAELRKFLADKVVRWWLPERWTFVEEIPRTSVGKYDKKAIRARYAEDAYTVIEARD; via the coding sequence ATGGACAGCACAATGCAGGACTTTCCGTTGACGCTCGACGCGATCATGCGGCACGCCTGCGGCATCCATGGCGCCCGCACGGTCACCACCGCGACCGGTGCCGGCTACCGCCAGATCAGCTACCGCGAAATCGGCCTGCAGGCGGCTCAGTTGGCAAATGCCTTGCGCCGCATCGGCATTACCGGGGATCAGCGAGTCGCCACGTTCATGTGGAACAACGCCGAGCACCTGACGGCCTACGTGACGGTGCCGTCGATGGGCGCCGTCCTGCATACCCTCAACATCCGGCTTTTCCCCGATCAGATCGCCTACGCGGCCAACGAGGCCGAGGATCGGGTGGTCGTCGCCGACGTGTCCCTGGCCGAACTGCTCGGGCCGATCCTGCCGAAGCTGGACACCGTGCACACCGTGATCGCGGTGGGGGAGGGCGACCTTTCGCTGCTGCAAGACTCGGGCAAGACGGTGCTGCGCTACGCCGACGTGATCGCCGCCGAGCCCACCGAGTTCGACTGGCCCCGCATCGACGAGCGCTCCGCGGCCGCCATGTGCTACACCAGCGGCACCACCGGACACCCGAAAGGTGTTGTCTACAGCCATCGTTCGAGTTACATACACACCATGGCGGCCTGCGGGGGCAACGCGATGGCGCTGGGGTCCAGCGACAGCGTGCTGCCGGTCGTGCCGATGTTCCACGCCAACGCGTGGGGGATGCCGTATGCCGCGCTGATGGCGGGCGCGGACTTGGTGTTACCCGATTGCCATCTCGACCCGGCCTCGGTGATCGACATGATCGAGACGCAACGGCCCACGGTCGCCGGCGCGGTGCCGACCATCTGGAACGACGTCATGCACCGCCTGGAGAAGGACCCGGCGCACGACATCTCGTCGCTGCGGTTGGTGGTCTGCGGCGGCTCGGCCGTTCCGGTGTCGCTGATGCGGGCATACGAGGAGCGGTACGGCGTCCACATCCGGCAGCTGTGGGGCATGACGGAAACGTCGCCGGTGGCCACCATGGCGTCGCCACCGCGAGGAACCCCGGAGGACCAGCAGTGGGCGTTCCGCGGCACCGCGGGACGGCCGATCTGCGGCGTAGAAGCTCGGATCGTCGACGACGACGGCCACGCGCTGCCCACCGACGGCAAGGCGATTGGTGAAGTGGAGGTGCGCGGCCCCTGGATCACCGGGGCGTATTACCGCGGACGCGACCCCGGCAAGTTCGAGTCCGGCTGGCTGCGCACGGGCGACGTCGGGCGCATCGACGAACAGGGCTTCATCACGCTGACCGACCGCGCCAAAGATGTCATCAAGTCCGGCGGGGAATGGATTTCCTCCGTCGAGCTGGAGAACTGCCTCGTCGGGCACCCGGACGTGCGCGAGGCCGCGGTGGTCGGTGTCGCCGACGAGCGCTGGCAGGAACGGCCACTGGCCGTCGTCGTCGTCAACGACGGCGCGTCGATCACACCGGCTGAGCTTCGAAAGTTCCTCGCGGACAAGGTCGTTCGGTGGTGGCTGCCCGAGCGATGGACGTTTGTCGAGGAGATCCCGCGGACCAGCGTGGGCAAGTACGACAAGAAAGCGATCAGGGCGCGCTACGCCGAGGATGCCTACACGGTGATCGAGGCGCGCGACTGA
- a CDS encoding YncE family protein gives MSPDSDNDVQKDPIVTEIAVHEGPIAGVVVSPDGGRLMVTNYGADSVSIIDTDSCRVVDTVAGVREPFAIAAAGPDRVYVSSVSPAYDSIEVIDASTGAVVATHPLALSVSDLAVSADGRYVYAGRNGTGGADVAVVDTTTGRVEVIDIAGPGTTAACVRTGADGAVYVGTNGPAGGKLVVLGAPSGESSPGRARWRRKTPTPPRDGGLTVTGVVEIGLAVRDVALSPDGALAYVASCCPEVGAVVDVVDTRTNKITSTCKLGEISGNLTGCTISRDGDRAYLVSDEGVTVLCTLTEDIIGTIAVTQQPSCVVESPDGKRLYVADYSGAVSVAALTASDPAAPLAIEGAPPRSHASADWLMPQVLRYEPALAK, from the coding sequence GTGAGTCCGGACAGCGACAACGACGTGCAGAAGGATCCGATCGTCACCGAGATTGCCGTGCATGAGGGTCCGATCGCGGGCGTCGTGGTTAGCCCCGACGGCGGCCGGCTGATGGTCACCAACTACGGCGCCGACAGTGTCTCGATCATCGACACCGACAGCTGCCGGGTCGTCGACACGGTTGCGGGCGTGCGCGAACCGTTCGCGATCGCCGCGGCCGGGCCCGACCGGGTGTATGTCAGCAGCGTGTCCCCGGCCTATGACTCGATCGAGGTCATCGACGCGTCCACGGGCGCGGTCGTGGCGACGCATCCGCTGGCCCTCAGCGTCAGCGACTTGGCGGTGAGCGCGGACGGCCGGTATGTCTACGCCGGCCGAAACGGCACCGGCGGTGCCGACGTCGCCGTCGTGGACACCACCACGGGCCGCGTCGAGGTGATCGACATCGCGGGACCCGGCACCACCGCTGCGTGCGTCCGCACCGGCGCCGACGGGGCCGTGTATGTCGGCACCAACGGCCCGGCCGGCGGGAAGCTCGTCGTGCTCGGCGCACCGTCGGGCGAGAGCTCCCCCGGACGTGCGCGCTGGCGCCGGAAAACGCCCACCCCGCCCCGCGACGGCGGCTTGACGGTCACCGGCGTCGTGGAGATCGGCCTGGCCGTGCGTGACGTCGCGCTCAGCCCCGACGGCGCCCTCGCCTACGTCGCCAGTTGCTGCCCCGAGGTGGGAGCGGTGGTCGACGTCGTCGACACCCGGACCAACAAGATCACCAGCACCTGCAAGCTCGGCGAGATCAGCGGCAACCTCACCGGCTGCACGATCAGCCGGGACGGCGACCGCGCCTATTTGGTCAGCGACGAGGGCGTCACCGTGCTGTGCACGCTCACCGAGGACATCATCGGCACGATCGCGGTCACACAGCAGCCGTCGTGCGTGGTCGAAAGCCCGGACGGAAAGCGTCTGTACGTCGCCGACTACTCGGGCGCGGTCAGCGTGGCCGCGCTGACCGCATCAGACCCGGCCGCTCCCCTGGCGATCGAGGGCGCGCCGCCGCGCAGTCACGCCTCGGCCGACTGGCTCATGCCCCAGGTGTTGCGCTACGAGCCGGCCCTGGCCAAGTAG